A region of the Sphingomonas sp. S2-65 genome:
CCGACGCCAGCCGCGCGGCGTTCGAAGCATGGCTGGCGCGAGGCCCCGAGCACCGGGCGGCCTACAACCGCGCTTCCGAGATTTTCGCAATGGGAAAGCTGCTCGCGGAGCCGAAGCCGTCCGTTCCCGTGCCCGCACCGGCACGGCGACACAGAGTGTTCGCGGTCTCGCTGGTGACCTTGGCTGCCTGCGCAGTTGGCATCGGCGGTTGGGTCGCGTCGCATCCTTCGCCACCTGCCCCGGACCCGCGCCAAGTCCTAGCCGTAACTACCAACCATCGCACCATCTCGACCAAGGCTGGCGAAGCGCGCGTGTTGCGCCTCGCCGACGGCTCGACCGTGCGTCTAGGCGGTGGGAGCGTCCTCGATGTCGATATCGGCAGCCGCCGACGCCGCCTGAGTCTGCTTCGTGGGCAGGCACGGTTCGAGGTCGCGCACGAGCAGCGTCCCTTCATCGTATTCGCCGGCGGCGGCAGCGTCACGGCCCGCGGCACGATCTTCGAGGTCGCGATGACGCGCTCGGGCTTGGTCGACGTGCGGCTGCTCCAAGGGGCGGTCGACGTGGCGCTGCCTCCCAAGCCCGCTTCGCCGCAGCCGCCGATGCGCAAGCTGGTAGCAGGGCAACGTGTCGCTTTCGTGGTGCAGGCTGACGGCTCGACAACGCCTGCTGGATCCACCGGCGTGAAAGCTGCGCCGCCCGCCGCCCCGCGTGAGTTCGAGGCGACACCGGTCGCCGAGCTGGTCAAGCTGGCGAACCGCGGGGCCGCGCGTCCCATCCGGCTGGCCGACCCATCGCTCGGAGCGCGGCGCGTGTCCGGCTTGTTCCGGCTCGACGACACCGAGCTGCTTGCCCGCCGGCTCCGAGCGCTGTTCGGAGCGCACATGGATACCAGCGATCCCCGCGAGATCGTGCTGATGTCTACAGGCGGCCAGGCGCCGGCTTTCGGCCAGGGGGGCGGTCGTCACCCTGAACCTGAAGGCGGAAGGTAACCGGCAAGCGCCCAGCGAGCACCGAGTAAGACATAGTTGATATCGCCGCGCCGGTTGAAACGCCGCAGGATATTTACAATATAGCCGCCGGCACCAGAGATGTCTCATCGATCAGTCCAGGCCGGGTGGCCATCACTATGTCCAGGCGTCACGCTAAAGGTGGTGGCGCATGTCCAAGCATGCTTTTCCCG
Encoded here:
- a CDS encoding FecR family protein, encoding MNIADRHTEEGGEALAREAAHWFARMRGPDADASRAAFEAWLARGPEHRAAYNRASEIFAMGKLLAEPKPSVPVPAPARRHRVFAVSLVTLAACAVGIGGWVASHPSPPAPDPRQVLAVTTNHRTISTKAGEARVLRLADGSTVRLGGGSVLDVDIGSRRRRLSLLRGQARFEVAHEQRPFIVFAGGGSVTARGTIFEVAMTRSGLVDVRLLQGAVDVALPPKPASPQPPMRKLVAGQRVAFVVQADGSTTPAGSTGVKAAPPAAPREFEATPVAELVKLANRGAARPIRLADPSLGARRVSGLFRLDDTELLARRLRALFGAHMDTSDPREIVLMSTGGQAPAFGQGGGRHPEPEGGR